In Hyphomicrobiales bacterium, a single window of DNA contains:
- a CDS encoding pilus assembly protein N-terminal domain-containing protein, translating to MRLRFSLMISAAVAVAALALPATQAGAAQVLTIETDQSQMVILPALPGSVVIGNPTIADATVEGTKLFIHGRGFGTTNLMILDLSGNEMASFDVSISHTTPNTVALFRGPERQSLNCAPFCESELQVGDDLVYSAKIIEQTKKKIELATGTDSAKSDAPPAPQ from the coding sequence ATGCGTCTCCGCTTCTCCCTGATGATTTCCGCAGCCGTCGCGGTGGCAGCGCTCGCCCTGCCCGCAACGCAAGCCGGCGCCGCGCAGGTGCTGACGATTGAGACCGATCAGTCGCAGATGGTGATCCTGCCCGCCCTTCCCGGCTCCGTGGTGATCGGCAATCCGACGATCGCGGACGCAACGGTCGAAGGCACCAAGCTCTTCATCCATGGCCGTGGCTTCGGGACCACCAACCTCATGATTCTCGACTTGTCGGGCAACGAGATGGCGTCTTTCGATGTCTCCATCTCTCACACCACGCCCAACACTGTCGCGCTGTTCCGCGGTCCGGAGCGCCAGTCCCTCAATTGCGCACCGTTCTGTGAAAGCGAATTGCAGGTCGGCGACGACCTCGTTTATTCCGCCAAGATCATCGAGCAGACCAAGAAGAAGATCGAACTGGCCACGGGCACCGACAGCGCCAAGTCGGATGCGCCGCCGGCGCCGCAGTGA
- a CDS encoding pilus assembly protein translates to MRLKFAPKRFLRNARGVTAIEFAMVAPVFFFAMGAVVETGLMLFTEYVLQSSVQEAARKIRTGQAQTAGMSAAAFKTEICKLANTVMDCNNSVKVYVKSAATFAALKTATPSYLNVGTSYSGAPSSSSYDCGGPSKPVAVIATYDWNIVLPFMSAFGNVDNDRKRRIAGFAMFQNEPFPAGTNCT, encoded by the coding sequence ATGCGTCTGAAATTCGCGCCCAAGCGGTTCCTCCGCAATGCGCGCGGCGTGACCGCCATCGAATTTGCCATGGTGGCGCCCGTGTTCTTCTTCGCCATGGGAGCCGTGGTCGAGACCGGCCTGATGCTGTTCACCGAATATGTCCTGCAATCGAGTGTCCAAGAAGCGGCGCGCAAGATCCGCACCGGCCAGGCCCAGACCGCCGGCATGAGTGCCGCTGCCTTCAAGACGGAGATCTGCAAGCTGGCCAATACGGTCATGGACTGCAACAATTCGGTCAAGGTTTACGTCAAGTCCGCGGCCACCTTCGCCGCCCTCAAGACCGCAACGCCCTCCTACCTCAACGTGGGCACGTCCTATAGCGGCGCCCCGTCCTCTTCGTCCTATGACTGCGGCGGGCCGTCCAAGCCCGTGGCGGTGATCGCCACCTACGACTGGAACATCGTGCTGCCCTTCATGAGCGCCTTCGGCAACGTGGACAACGACCGCAAGCGCCGCATCGCCGGCTTCGCCATGTTCCAGAACGAACCCTTCCCCGCCGGCACGAACTGCACCTGA